In a single window of the Raphanus sativus cultivar WK10039 unplaced genomic scaffold, ASM80110v3 Scaffold0886, whole genome shotgun sequence genome:
- the LOC108811606 gene encoding homeobox-leucine zipper protein HAT5 — MESNSFFFDPSAAHGNMFFFQGARSMMNMEESSKRRPFFCSHEDLYDDDDYNDDHTPDKKRRLTTQQVHLLEKSFETENKLEPERKTELAKKLGLQPRQVAVWFQNRRARWKTKQLERDFSLLKSSYDQLLSNYDSILNDNHLLRSQMTSLAEKLQAKEEATKEPSGQVPEANPQQQLDSVNMNHIEPSPIKTEDRLSSGSTVLDEEDAPQLLDSCDSYFPSIVPIHQLEEHNNNGSDNDRSCFVVDVFGATTSPPHGHGESLGFWGWT; from the exons ATGGAATCCAATTCGTTTTTCTTCGATCCTTCTGCCGCCCATGGCAACATGTTCTTCTTCCAAGGAGCAAGATCGATGATGAACATGGAGGAATCATCAAAGCGAAGGCCCTTCTTTTGCTCCCACGAGGATCTTTACGACGACGATGACTATAACGACGACCACACACCCGACAAAAAGCGTCGCCTCACTACCCAACAGGTGCATCTGCTGGAGAAAAGCTTCGAGACCGAGAACAAGCTGGAGCCAGAGCGCAAGACTGAGCTTGCTAAGAAGCTTGGTCTTCAGCCAAGGCAAGTTGCTGTCTGGTTTCAAAACCGACGTGCTCGTTGGAAAACAAAGCAGCtcgagagagacttcagtctcCTCAAATCTTCTTACGACCAACTCCTCTCTAACTACGACTCCATCCTCAACGACAACCATCTCCTCAGATCCCAG atgACTTCCCTGGCAGAGAAGCTCCAAGCCAAAGAAGAGGCAACTAAGGAGCCATCGGGTCAAGTGCCCGAAGCAAACCCCCAGCAGCAGCTTGATTCGGTGAACATGAACCATATCGAACCATCGCCAATCAAAACAGAGGACCGGTTGAGTTCAGGGAGTACGGTACTAGACGAAGAAGACGCTCCTCAACTACTAGACAGCTGTGACTCTTACTTCCCAAGTATCGTACCCATCCACCAACTGGAGGAACATAACAACAACGGGAGTGATAATGACCGGAGCTGTTTCGTTGTTGACGTATTTGGGGCCACCACTTCGCCGCCGCACGGTCACGGTGAATCACTAGGATTCTGGGGCTGGACGTGA